The Algoriphagus halophilus genome window below encodes:
- a CDS encoding LOG family protein: protein MKKITVYCGSRKGEGPYYEAGVRSLALEMIKRDHSLVYGAGRVGLMGVIADEMLQAGKEVIGIIPQKLVDREVAHRGCTDLVIVETMRDRKWLMAEKGDGFIALPGGIGTLEELFEIMTLNQLHYIQKPLALYNVNGYYDKLLNFLKHAMGEGFLYPEQEELLIVSDDPVEILDKMSAYKAKGPGDW, encoded by the coding sequence ATGAAAAAGATCACCGTTTATTGCGGTTCTCGAAAAGGGGAAGGTCCGTACTATGAAGCTGGAGTAAGGTCATTGGCTTTAGAAATGATCAAAAGAGATCATTCATTGGTATATGGAGCAGGAAGAGTAGGATTGATGGGAGTGATTGCAGATGAAATGCTGCAAGCGGGTAAAGAAGTGATTGGAATTATCCCTCAAAAGCTAGTAGATCGAGAAGTGGCTCATCGAGGTTGTACAGATTTGGTTATTGTAGAAACTATGCGAGATAGAAAATGGCTAATGGCAGAGAAAGGAGATGGGTTTATTGCACTTCCCGGAGGAATAGGTACACTGGAAGAATTGTTTGAAATCATGACCTTGAACCAGCTGCATTACATTCAAAAGCCATTAGCACTTTATAATGTGAATGGATATTATGACAAGTTGTTGAATTTTTTAAAACATGCCATGGGAGAAGGTTTTCTGTATCCCGAGCAGGAAGAATTGTTGATTGTTTCTGACGATCCAGTAGAAATTTTAGATAAAATGAGTGCTTACAAAGCCAAAGGACCGGGGGATTGGTAA
- a CDS encoding non-canonical purine NTP diphosphatase, whose protein sequence is MKICFATNNQKKIEEVKAALGNDVEILSLEEIGCHEELPETGDTLEHNAFQKAQYVKDHYGVDCFADDTGLEVDALEGEPGVYSGRYAGEPRSDERNIDLLLKNLGASSNRTARFKTVIALLIGDEKYKFEGIAEGEILKERIGSGGFGYDPIFKPDGFSKTFAELNMEEKNAISHRGKAVRGLINFLNQTKS, encoded by the coding sequence ATGAAAATCTGTTTTGCTACCAACAACCAAAAGAAAATTGAAGAGGTCAAAGCTGCCTTAGGAAACGATGTAGAGATTTTATCCCTTGAAGAAATTGGTTGCCATGAAGAACTTCCAGAAACCGGAGACACATTAGAGCATAACGCATTTCAAAAAGCCCAATATGTCAAGGACCATTATGGGGTCGATTGTTTCGCAGATGATACTGGACTGGAAGTGGATGCTCTAGAGGGAGAGCCAGGAGTATATTCTGGAAGGTATGCAGGAGAGCCGAGAAGTGATGAGCGAAACATCGATTTACTGCTTAAAAACTTAGGAGCATCCAGCAACAGAACAGCTCGTTTTAAAACTGTAATTGCACTCCTCATCGGAGATGAAAAATATAAATTTGAAGGAATAGCAGAAGGAGAAATACTTAAAGAAAGAATCGGCTCAGGCGGTTTTGGTTATGACCCTATTTTTAAACCTGATGGATTTTCAAAGACATTTGCCGAATTGAATATGGAAGAAAAAAATGCCATCAGTCACCGTGGAAAGGCCGTAAGGGGACTTATCAACTTTTTGAACCAAACAAAATCCTGA
- the udk gene encoding uridine kinase — MKKPFIVGITGGSASGKTLFLEKLLSSFEPDEVCLISQDNYYKPRHQQPIDAQGIHNFDTPHSIDFEEYASDIRKIQAGESVQREEYTFNNASKTPKILTFRAAPVVVVEGIFVLYYPELAELLDLKIFIDAKDHIKLKRRIIRDKVERGYDLDDVLYRYEMHVMPTYEKYIKPFKNEADLIVPNNHNFDKALEVIRIYLRARSGK, encoded by the coding sequence ATGAAAAAACCATTTATCGTTGGGATAACCGGAGGCTCTGCCTCTGGCAAAACTCTTTTTTTAGAAAAGCTACTTAGCTCATTTGAACCTGACGAAGTATGTTTGATTTCACAGGACAATTATTACAAACCACGACATCAACAGCCCATCGATGCTCAGGGAATTCACAATTTTGACACTCCACATAGTATTGATTTTGAGGAATACGCATCTGATATTCGAAAAATTCAAGCTGGAGAATCTGTTCAGCGGGAAGAATACACCTTCAATAATGCCTCAAAAACACCAAAAATCCTCACCTTCCGTGCTGCACCTGTGGTGGTGGTAGAAGGAATCTTTGTCCTCTATTACCCAGAACTTGCAGAGTTACTTGATCTCAAAATTTTTATTGACGCGAAAGATCATATAAAACTTAAACGCAGAATTATCCGTGATAAAGTAGAGCGAGGCTATGACTTAGACGATGTATTATATAGGTACGAAATGCATGTGATGCCCACCTATGAGAAGTATATCAAGCCCTTTAAAAACGAAGCTGATTTGATTGTTCCAAACAATCATAATTTTGATAAGGCACTGGAAGTCATCAGAATATACCTTAGAGCGAGGTCAGGAAAGTAG
- the secDF gene encoding protein translocase subunit SecDF, translating into MQNKGVIVFLTAIITALCLYYLSFTFVSNGVQQKAEAYATDASGNVDFALRRAYLDSVWREPVYNFLGADYTYQEVKETELGLGLDLQGGMHVTLAVSPVEIVKGIAGNPKDVAFNKSVDDAKEIAKTSDDKFVDLFYAEWQKNSPDKNLSSIFATAANRGKISLETSDSEILDIIDTEIENAIERSFNILRTRIDRFGTSQPNIQRIQGSGRIQIELPGVDNQERVRNLLQGVAKLQFWEVAEVNEFGSSLEAINTAYVADQKSTSSTVETEEESTEPLSEEDSLRKALEEQLSQIDPMNPDAGTSPIFSLLKANYGLVYDVKDTVTINRILKRDEYKAMLPRDIKLLWAVKPQVLEDGTEALELYGIKIPKGSDQAPLEGDVVTDARQVLDQTSRPAVSMQMNAEGARKWRKLTAENIGKRIAVVLDDYVYTAPVVNGEIPTGQSEISGNFTLLEAQDLANILKSGSLPAPTQIVEESIIGPTLGKEALNQGLISMVAGLAIVVLFMVAYYAKGGLIAISALVFNIFFILGILAQLQTSLTLPGIAGIVLTIGMSIDANVLIFERIKEELRNGVGLIAAINAGYNKAFSAILDSNVTTFLTGAILYALGQGPVKGFAIVLMIGIACSFFSAVFITRVIVSWMSKKGDKSNISFATPFAKNALSTLSIDFLGKRKVAYLISTGIIIVGLAIAGINGLKFGVDFTGGRSYIVAFAEPVAASDLKTGLDREFDGSVEVKTYGATNVLKVTTSYLINEDDDASNAEVESKVKEGIATVTGLQFTEDAEDLSTEEFAITGSSKVGATVADDIKASSAEAMVVALIAIFLYILLRFRKWQFSLASIIALIHDTLFVIAAFAIASALGATFEIDQVFIAAVLTVIGYSINDTVIVFDRIRENIENRGTHRLVKVFNDAINQTLGRTLITSFTTLIVVLVLLIFGGEVLRGFSFALLVGILVGTYSSVFIATPIVVDLMKREIDQEEPKESKKLA; encoded by the coding sequence ATGCAAAATAAAGGTGTCATTGTGTTTTTGACAGCGATTATTACAGCACTTTGTCTGTATTATCTGTCATTCACATTTGTATCAAATGGCGTACAGCAAAAAGCAGAAGCTTATGCTACCGACGCATCCGGCAATGTTGATTTTGCCTTGAGAAGAGCTTATCTCGATTCAGTTTGGAGAGAGCCAGTTTATAATTTCCTAGGTGCTGACTATACGTATCAGGAAGTAAAAGAAACCGAACTTGGATTAGGTCTAGACCTTCAAGGCGGTATGCATGTTACCTTGGCGGTTTCTCCAGTTGAGATCGTGAAGGGAATTGCAGGAAATCCAAAAGATGTGGCATTCAACAAATCAGTAGATGATGCCAAGGAAATTGCAAAAACTTCTGATGACAAATTTGTAGACTTGTTTTATGCTGAATGGCAGAAAAATAGTCCAGACAAAAACCTTAGCTCCATTTTCGCAACTGCTGCCAACAGAGGAAAAATCTCTTTGGAAACTTCAGATTCTGAAATTCTGGATATCATCGATACTGAAATCGAAAATGCAATTGAACGTTCTTTCAACATCCTAAGAACTCGTATTGACAGATTCGGTACTTCTCAGCCAAATATTCAAAGAATTCAGGGTTCTGGAAGAATCCAGATTGAACTTCCTGGTGTAGACAACCAAGAGCGTGTAAGAAACTTACTACAAGGAGTTGCTAAACTTCAATTCTGGGAAGTTGCAGAAGTAAACGAATTTGGTTCTTCTTTAGAAGCAATCAACACTGCTTATGTTGCTGATCAAAAATCTACTTCTTCTACAGTAGAAACTGAAGAAGAATCTACTGAGCCACTTTCTGAAGAAGACTCTTTGAGAAAGGCTTTGGAAGAGCAATTGAGTCAAATTGACCCCATGAATCCAGACGCGGGTACCTCTCCTATTTTCAGCTTGTTGAAAGCGAATTACGGTTTGGTATATGATGTAAAAGATACTGTTACCATCAACAGAATCCTAAAAAGAGATGAGTACAAAGCAATGCTTCCAAGAGACATCAAGTTGCTTTGGGCTGTAAAGCCTCAAGTGTTAGAAGATGGTACAGAAGCCTTGGAACTTTACGGAATCAAAATTCCAAAAGGATCTGATCAAGCTCCTTTGGAAGGTGATGTGGTTACAGACGCAAGACAAGTATTGGATCAAACTTCCAGGCCTGCTGTATCCATGCAAATGAATGCTGAAGGTGCTAGAAAGTGGAGAAAATTAACTGCTGAGAATATCGGTAAAAGAATCGCTGTAGTATTGGATGACTATGTGTACACTGCTCCCGTAGTAAATGGTGAAATCCCAACAGGTCAGTCTGAAATCTCTGGTAATTTCACATTATTAGAAGCTCAGGATTTAGCAAACATCCTTAAGTCAGGTTCTCTACCTGCACCAACACAAATTGTTGAAGAAAGTATTATCGGTCCAACTTTGGGTAAAGAAGCCTTGAATCAAGGTTTGATCTCCATGGTAGCTGGTTTGGCGATCGTAGTACTATTTATGGTTGCTTATTATGCTAAAGGTGGTTTGATCGCTATCTCTGCATTGGTTTTCAACATCTTCTTCATTTTAGGAATCCTAGCACAGCTTCAAACTTCATTGACCTTGCCAGGTATTGCCGGTATTGTGTTGACGATCGGTATGTCCATTGATGCCAACGTACTGATATTTGAACGTATCAAAGAAGAACTCCGAAATGGGGTTGGTCTGATTGCCGCGATTAATGCTGGTTACAACAAGGCATTCTCTGCGATTCTTGACTCCAACGTGACTACCTTCTTGACTGGTGCAATCCTATACGCATTAGGACAAGGACCTGTAAAAGGGTTTGCAATTGTATTGATGATCGGTATTGCTTGTTCCTTCTTCTCTGCAGTATTCATCACTAGAGTAATTGTTTCTTGGATGAGCAAAAAAGGTGATAAGAGCAACATCAGTTTTGCCACTCCATTTGCTAAGAATGCACTAAGCACCTTGAGTATAGACTTCCTTGGAAAGAGAAAAGTAGCTTATTTGATTTCTACAGGTATCATCATCGTAGGTCTTGCAATTGCTGGAATCAATGGTTTGAAATTCGGCGTGGATTTCACTGGCGGTAGATCTTACATCGTTGCATTTGCGGAACCTGTAGCAGCTTCTGATTTGAAAACTGGTCTGGATCGTGAGTTTGATGGCTCTGTAGAAGTAAAAACCTATGGTGCAACCAACGTATTGAAAGTAACAACTTCTTACCTGATCAATGAAGATGATGACGCTTCCAATGCAGAAGTAGAATCGAAAGTGAAGGAGGGAATCGCTACTGTAACTGGGCTACAATTTACAGAAGACGCGGAAGACCTTAGCACCGAAGAATTTGCGATTACAGGTTCCTCTAAAGTAGGAGCAACAGTTGCTGATGATATCAAAGCCTCTTCTGCTGAAGCAATGGTTGTTGCATTGATTGCCATCTTCCTGTACATCTTATTAAGATTCCGTAAGTGGCAATTCTCCTTGGCATCTATCATTGCCTTGATCCACGATACTTTGTTTGTAATTGCTGCCTTTGCAATTGCGAGTGCTTTGGGTGCAACTTTCGAAATCGACCAAGTATTTATTGCGGCGGTCCTTACCGTAATCGGTTACTCTATCAATGATACCGTAATCGTATTTGACCGTATCAGGGAAAATATTGAAAACAGAGGTACACACAGATTGGTGAAAGTATTTAACGATGCGATCAACCAAACTCTAGGTAGAACTTTGATTACTTCATTTACTACTTTAATCGTGGTTCTTGTATTATTGATCTTCGGTGGAGAAGTATTGAGAGGGTTCTCATTCGCACTTCTTGTAGGTATCCTGGTAGGTACTTATTCATCTGTATTTATCGCTACTCCTATCGTAGTGGATTTGATGAAAAGAGAAATCGATCAAGAAGAACCAAAAGAATCCAAGAAATTGGCTTAA
- a CDS encoding molecular chaperone DnaK produces the protein MKISKADFESMKAKYDKEVKKGKPAKDKKGKDKTNQTDWIFFDRETLEKLLAKADQNPKVGGIQFYFTEYTEETAKKFYPNEADEYTGQMTLVMRAANLSENQITTIEVEEGGEEYQNRGTQCPYVCE, from the coding sequence ATGAAAATTTCAAAAGCGGACTTTGAGTCCATGAAGGCAAAGTATGACAAAGAAGTAAAGAAAGGCAAACCCGCCAAAGACAAAAAAGGCAAAGACAAGACCAACCAAACTGATTGGATATTTTTTGATAGAGAAACTTTAGAAAAATTATTGGCAAAAGCCGATCAAAACCCAAAAGTAGGAGGTATTCAATTTTATTTTACCGAATACACCGAAGAAACAGCCAAAAAATTCTATCCGAATGAGGCTGATGAATATACCGGTCAAATGACACTAGTGATGAGAGCGGCGAATCTCAGTGAAAATCAAATCACCACGATTGAGGTAGAAGAAGGTGGAGAAGAGTATCAAAACAGAGGTACTCAATGCCCTTATGTTTGCGAGTAA
- a CDS encoding molecular chaperone DnaK, producing MNISNEDFKSMKDKYDKEVKKGKPAKDKKGKDKTDQTSWVFLDRETLENLLAKADEDPKVGGIQFYFTEYTEETAKEIYPSNHDDYTGQMTLVMRPANLKDNQVVTLKLEGSGGDYVNGTSQCPYRCEPSPTDS from the coding sequence ATGAATATCTCAAATGAAGACTTCAAGTCCATGAAGGACAAGTATGACAAAGAAGTAAAAAAAGGAAAGCCTGCCAAAGACAAAAAAGGCAAAGACAAAACTGATCAAACCAGCTGGGTATTTTTGGATAGAGAGACGTTGGAAAACCTATTAGCAAAAGCGGATGAAGATCCTAAAGTAGGTGGGATTCAGTTTTACTTTACAGAATACACGGAGGAAACCGCCAAAGAAATCTATCCTAGTAATCATGATGATTATACAGGTCAGATGACCTTGGTAATGCGCCCTGCTAATCTTAAAGATAATCAGGTAGTAACTTTAAAGCTGGAAGGGAGTGGAGGAGATTATGTCAATGGAACTTCCCAATGCCCTTACCGCTGCGAGCCCTCACCCACTGATTCCTAG
- a CDS encoding histidine kinase: MPSPFWTAFGDWYLFAIDALLLIGTFYFLKLKKEEKANSYYWLPFFILAFTVFYENLGAYTNFNFEFKKSVNALLGNTEFPKYNLWLYNITNKQISTILYLFLIKNWLEPTKKKYINWMLIVFVIVSLVLQITGIEPLYLNQPIIFSMGANMILIGSGLYFVALITNQYYLNSNPLKLLSFWQMTFLLFTYSLTYINSMTVIYLYEINSQLGIGIVQIDRVLGILNKVILVLIIASPLLKKVFVKEPIFRAA; this comes from the coding sequence ATGCCTAGCCCTTTTTGGACTGCTTTTGGAGACTGGTATTTATTTGCTATCGATGCCTTGTTATTGATAGGTACATTCTATTTTCTTAAGCTAAAGAAAGAGGAAAAAGCCAATAGTTATTATTGGCTTCCTTTTTTTATTCTTGCTTTTACGGTTTTTTATGAAAACCTGGGGGCTTACACGAATTTTAACTTTGAGTTCAAAAAATCAGTCAATGCACTTTTAGGGAACACGGAATTCCCAAAGTATAATCTATGGTTATATAATATTACCAATAAGCAGATATCGACCATTTTGTACCTATTTTTAATAAAAAACTGGCTGGAACCTACCAAAAAAAAATACATCAATTGGATGTTGATTGTTTTTGTGATCGTCTCTCTAGTTTTACAAATCACTGGGATTGAACCTCTTTACTTGAATCAACCCATCATTTTTTCCATGGGTGCCAATATGATCTTAATAGGAAGCGGGCTTTATTTTGTAGCCTTGATTACCAATCAATATTACTTGAATTCCAACCCCTTAAAACTTCTTTCCTTTTGGCAAATGACTTTTCTCCTATTTACCTACTCCCTGACCTACATTAATTCGATGACGGTTATTTATCTTTATGAAATAAACTCCCAACTCGGAATTGGAATTGTCCAAATAGATCGAGTTTTGGGTATTTTAAATAAAGTGATTTTGGTGTTGATTATCGCTTCACCTCTATTAAAAAAGGTCTTTGTGAAAGAACCTATTTTTAGAGCCGCTTAA
- a CDS encoding histidine kinase produces the protein MDSKLIEALFTAYPLDTIPMDVLMVIGFVCFLKLPKEKRGNIHFYLPFIILSFTFLYENFGSYTNYNYEFKKSVNEYLGNYKYPRFNLWLFNVAKRQIGTILYLLLIKSWLEPSKKKYINWMIILFIVVTMTLQLSGIEPLYLNQPIIFAMGANLILIGSAMYFTGMITHPQYLDKNPLRLISFWQMTFVMFTFTLTYVSSVALLYLYEVNPVLGEAIQKIDIIMKIINLGILTLTIASPFLPRVFEEEPFYISHETSA, from the coding sequence ATGGACAGTAAACTGATTGAAGCCTTATTTACAGCATATCCATTAGATACCATTCCTATGGATGTACTGATGGTTATTGGATTTGTTTGTTTTCTTAAATTACCTAAGGAAAAAAGAGGGAACATTCATTTTTACCTTCCTTTTATCATCTTGAGCTTTACTTTTTTGTATGAAAATTTCGGAAGCTACACTAACTATAATTATGAATTTAAAAAATCTGTCAATGAATATTTAGGGAACTATAAATACCCAAGGTTTAATCTTTGGTTATTCAATGTGGCCAAAAGACAAATCGGCACTATCCTTTATTTATTATTAATCAAATCATGGCTGGAGCCATCCAAAAAGAAATACATCAATTGGATGATCATCCTGTTTATAGTCGTTACCATGACTTTACAATTATCAGGAATTGAACCACTTTACCTGAACCAACCTATCATTTTTGCAATGGGTGCCAACTTAATTTTAATTGGAAGTGCTATGTATTTCACTGGCATGATTACCCACCCTCAATATTTGGACAAAAATCCATTACGATTGATTTCTTTTTGGCAAATGACCTTTGTCATGTTTACATTTACCTTGACTTACGTCAGTTCAGTGGCCTTGTTATACCTCTATGAGGTGAACCCTGTATTAGGTGAGGCTATCCAAAAAATAGATATCATTATGAAGATCATCAATCTTGGAATTCTTACCTTGACAATTGCCTCTCCTTTTCTTCCAAGGGTTTTTGAGGAAGAACCATTCTATATATCTCACGAAACTTCAGCTTAA
- a CDS encoding histidine kinase, with translation MDRSIIEQFGSWYLIIIDSFLIIGSLIFFRLPNSRKTKIFYWLPYVILAFTVFYENLGAYTNYNLDFKKSVNALLGNTENPNYNLWVFNICFQQITTILYLLLIRNWLEPTKKKIITWMLLFFVITAFVLQITGIEPLYLDQPIISAMGANMILIGSGLYFMGLITNQYYLETEPLRLISFWQMTFLLFTYSLTYISSVAYLYLYEFNPDLGQSISQIDMYMGIINIGILILIIASPLLPNVFLREPLYEPN, from the coding sequence ATGGATAGAAGCATTATTGAGCAATTTGGGAGTTGGTATCTAATTATAATTGATAGCTTTTTGATAATTGGAAGCCTAATATTCTTCCGTCTACCTAACTCACGTAAAACCAAAATTTTCTATTGGCTCCCCTATGTCATCTTAGCTTTTACTGTTTTTTATGAAAACTTAGGCGCTTACACTAATTACAATTTAGACTTTAAAAAATCTGTAAATGCTTTATTGGGAAATACTGAAAATCCCAATTATAATCTTTGGGTATTTAATATTTGTTTTCAGCAAATCACTACGATTCTTTACCTACTATTAATTAGAAATTGGCTAGAGCCCACCAAGAAAAAAATCATCACCTGGATGCTCTTGTTTTTTGTAATCACCGCTTTCGTTTTACAGATTACTGGAATAGAACCCCTGTATTTAGATCAACCCATCATTTCTGCCATGGGTGCCAATATGATATTGATAGGAAGTGGCTTATATTTTATGGGATTAATTACCAACCAGTACTATTTAGAAACCGAGCCACTCCGATTAATTTCTTTTTGGCAAATGACCTTTTTGCTTTTTACTTACTCATTGACATATATTAGCTCTGTTGCTTACCTATATCTTTATGAATTCAACCCAGACTTGGGTCAAAGTATTTCTCAAATTGATATGTATATGGGTATCATCAACATTGGCATATTGATCTTAATTATCGCATCCCCTTTATTACCAAATGTTTTTTTAAGAGAACCATTATATGAACCCAACTGA
- a CDS encoding sensor histidine kinase, translating to MNPTEDQIYVIIFSTLFLGGLMSTFVVAMVFIHRQRQAQNKQKLDQIKSEHEKTLLNIENEIQQDTLTHVGRELHDNIGQLLSLAKLYLGSSKPEKQQEGKETINQVISEVRALSKNLNLDWVESLTIEEFIGQQLQKIESTGFCKTSFQHSIELGELPKDQKLVLIRVIQEVLNNAMKHASPEEIKVKIWKDGATRTIQIKDNGKGFDTSIESSGSGMYNLKKRMETIGGDFSITSSIGNGTLIHLLLPN from the coding sequence ATGAACCCAACTGAAGATCAAATTTACGTCATCATTTTTAGCACTCTTTTTCTAGGAGGCCTGATGTCCACTTTCGTAGTTGCCATGGTCTTTATCCATAGACAAAGACAAGCACAAAACAAACAAAAGCTTGATCAGATCAAGTCTGAACATGAAAAAACCTTGCTAAACATAGAGAATGAAATTCAGCAGGACACTCTTACTCATGTAGGAAGAGAACTACACGACAATATTGGCCAGTTACTTTCCTTAGCTAAACTTTATTTAGGTTCTTCCAAGCCAGAAAAACAACAAGAAGGGAAAGAAACCATCAACCAAGTAATCTCTGAAGTAAGGGCTTTGTCTAAAAATTTAAACTTGGACTGGGTGGAATCTCTGACAATTGAAGAATTTATAGGTCAACAATTACAAAAGATAGAGTCCACAGGTTTTTGCAAAACTTCCTTTCAACATTCCATAGAACTTGGGGAATTACCTAAAGATCAAAAATTGGTATTGATTCGGGTAATCCAGGAAGTATTAAACAACGCGATGAAGCATGCATCACCAGAGGAAATCAAGGTAAAAATTTGGAAAGATGGTGCAACTAGAACCATCCAAATAAAAGACAATGGTAAAGGATTCGATACTTCCATAGAGTCTTCTGGAAGTGGCATGTATAATTTAAAAAAGAGAATGGAAACCATTGGAGGAGATTTTTCTATTACCTCCAGTATAGGAAATGGAACACTTATCCATTTATTGTTGCCTAATTAA
- a CDS encoding response regulator yields MIRIALADDHKLFAKGLEGLLEEYDDLLITGLYPNGKELVDEIATDLPDVILTDLNMPVLDGFGVLEYAKKNHPEIKVVVLSMYDEEKIYKKCMHDGADAFVLKDADPDELVYTIHEVFEGRHLPNFQRVIQQANQSSFFDAFREKFKLSRREVQIIKLIKEGRQNKEIADDLSLSVQTIETHRKNIHSKLQVSSRIELVNKVQDMHL; encoded by the coding sequence ATGATCAGAATTGCTTTAGCTGATGACCATAAACTATTCGCTAAAGGCTTAGAAGGACTTTTAGAGGAATATGACGATTTATTGATTACCGGTCTTTATCCTAATGGAAAAGAGTTGGTAGATGAAATCGCTACAGATCTTCCGGATGTGATCCTTACTGACCTGAATATGCCCGTACTCGATGGATTTGGAGTCCTAGAATACGCAAAAAAAAATCACCCCGAGATTAAAGTTGTTGTATTATCCATGTATGACGAAGAAAAAATCTATAAAAAGTGCATGCATGATGGGGCAGATGCCTTTGTATTAAAAGATGCCGACCCAGATGAATTGGTATACACCATCCATGAAGTATTTGAAGGAAGACACTTACCAAATTTTCAAAGGGTGATCCAGCAAGCCAACCAAAGCTCATTTTTTGATGCTTTCCGAGAAAAATTCAAATTATCCAGAAGGGAAGTACAGATTATCAAATTAATCAAAGAAGGACGTCAGAATAAAGAAATTGCAGATGACCTCAGCTTGAGTGTGCAGACTATTGAAACCCATAGAAAAAACATACATAGCAAATTACAAGTCTCCTCTAGGATCGAACTAGTCAATAAGGTCCAGGATATGCACTTATAA
- a CDS encoding oxidoreductase, translating into MNTPIKTAIVGYGSVAEKMHAPLITVCPDLELVAVVERKSNKSKEKYPSVTIYRSLEELLEKSEVELVVITTPNTFHFPMAKQCLEAGKHVVIDKPVTIYSHEAEELLELANKTGKVCSVFHNRRFDGDIMTLQKLIQERLLGDLVYLESHFDRFRPELSGNWREEAGPGNGITYDLGSHLIDQVVMIFGAPDSIQADIQKQRKGAMADDHFDIVMHYENFKARVTAGVLVNAPTPKYLMLGQNGSYLKFGMDVQEQAFKEGIKPDGKDWGVEPEENWGKIFLKSETKSYQSVPGDYRIYYTNVADAILKGNPLKVTIPQTISVLKMIEASFQSSKEQRTISKAEGKW; encoded by the coding sequence ATGAACACTCCTATCAAAACTGCTATCGTGGGCTATGGCTCAGTTGCGGAAAAAATGCACGCTCCTTTGATTACCGTTTGCCCAGACTTAGAGCTAGTGGCAGTGGTAGAACGTAAATCCAATAAAAGCAAGGAGAAGTATCCGTCAGTTACTATTTACAGAAGTCTCGAGGAGTTACTGGAAAAAAGCGAGGTAGAATTAGTGGTCATCACTACCCCAAACACCTTCCATTTCCCTATGGCCAAACAATGTTTAGAAGCCGGAAAACATGTGGTGATAGACAAACCCGTCACTATTTATTCTCATGAGGCAGAAGAGCTACTGGAATTAGCAAACAAAACTGGAAAAGTTTGCTCAGTATTTCATAATAGGAGATTTGACGGAGATATCATGACCCTCCAAAAACTAATTCAAGAAAGGTTACTCGGTGATTTGGTGTATTTGGAATCTCACTTTGACCGATTCAGACCAGAACTTTCAGGTAATTGGAGGGAAGAAGCAGGTCCAGGAAATGGAATTACTTATGATTTAGGTTCCCATTTGATCGATCAAGTGGTGATGATATTTGGTGCACCCGATAGTATTCAAGCAGATATCCAAAAACAAAGAAAAGGAGCCATGGCTGATGATCATTTCGACATCGTCATGCATTATGAGAACTTTAAAGCCAGAGTAACCGCCGGTGTTTTGGTCAATGCACCTACTCCAAAATACCTAATGTTGGGTCAAAATGGCTCTTATTTGAAGTTTGGTATGGACGTACAAGAACAAGCTTTTAAAGAAGGTATCAAGCCAGATGGAAAGGATTGGGGTGTAGAACCTGAGGAAAATTGGGGAAAAATATTCCTCAAGTCAGAAACTAAATCTTACCAAAGCGTCCCAGGCGATTATAGAATTTATTACACTAATGTAGCTGATGCTATTTTGAAAGGAAATCCACTTAAAGTCACCATCCCTCAGACAATCAGTGTTTTAAAAATGATAGAAGCCTCCTTTCAAAGCTCCAAAGAACAACGCACTATCTCTAAAGCTGAAGGGAAATGGTAA